In the Gorilla gorilla gorilla isolate KB3781 chromosome 1, NHGRI_mGorGor1-v2.1_pri, whole genome shotgun sequence genome, CCCACAGTCTGTGTGGGTTCCAGAAGGCAAATTTTTTTAACACTAGCCTGAACTGCACAGAATTAGGgagaaatttttgtttaaaaaaagaaagccagtcAAGTCTCCAACGACAAACACAAAGGAAACGTGGCACCTCTGAGTTGCTAGCATCCATCTTCTGCCAAGATGCTCTTATCTCTGGTTTTTCCACCTTCTCATCTCTACTCATCACCCTGACCCACCCAGCTACAGTCTCAgctttctctgcctctttgaGATTGTCCAAGTTCCTGCAAATAAGCCACGACTTGCTATCCATAGATCTTGAATCATAGTCAGTCCTAACAGGTCTCCTTCACTCCTGTAAGCTCAGATGCACCCGACTTTCTCCCCTGAACCCAGATATTGCTGCCAAACCTAAAGGGTTTATTGAGCGAGACTTCTCAGAAGCCCCCTCATTCACCCAGCCCCTGGCTGACCACACCTCCACCCCTGGCTACAGCACCCAGTTGTTCTGCAGTGTCCGAGCTTCACCCAAGGTGAGGGGCCAGGCGTGTTGTGCCCTGGGCTGGTGGGGGCAGGTGGGGACAGCAGGGCTGAGGAATCCTCCGGGCATCCACACCTAAGCCTGGGGATAGCTGTTGAGAGCCCCGCCCCAGTCCACACCTCCCCAGCTCTCTTCTGACCATGTCTTCCAGCCCAAGATCATCTGGATGAAAAACAAGATGGAGATCCAGGGCAACCCCAAATACCGCGCCCTCTCTGAGCAAGGCGTCTGCACCCTAGAGATCCGGAAACCCAGCCCCTTTGATTCTGGGGTCTACACCTGCAAGGCCATAAATGTGCTGGGGGAGGCATCTGTGGACTGCCGGCTGGAGGTCAAAGGTGAGAGTTTGAGGATGGGAGAACAGGAATAAGCACCTCTCTGGAACTGGACTAGAGGCAGCAGACAGCTTAAAATCAAGGCCGAAGAGAAGGGGTGGTAAGATTGGGGTCAGGCTGTGCTGATTACTTTCCAAGTGGGAGGGTGGACAGGTGTAGAAGAGGATGTATAACCGTGAACTTTGCCAGTTCCCCGCCACTTCCCCCAAGCTCTAACTGCAGCatctcttccagcctcagccacaCACTGAAGAGTCATGGGAGGAGGCTGTGATGAGGAGCCAGGTAAATGGCCTAACCCACCCCCTCTGTTACCTCTGCGGGCAGCACGGAAGCAGAGAGGAGGACAGGAGCAGGGGGTCGGGGTGAGAAGGTGGTGGTCAGCTCTGTGGACACAAACTTGTGGACACAGGCAACTAGCATGCATGTCCAGAGACTCACAGTGATGTTGCAGGGCCAGGCGATGCCGGTGTCTCCTGGAAGGCGGGTGATTCCGTGGACCGCCACACAACCAGAGTCTACTCCCAGCTCTGAGTGACCTTCAGCAAGGGTGTTCTCTTTGGACACATTCTCTCATCCGAAAACTGGGGATAACAACctttccctgccttccttcccctGGTGGTTCTGAGGCTCTGCATAAGTACGGAAGTATCTAGAACTGCAGTGGGCAGAGCTCAGACCTGGGCATTGCACCTGAGGGAGGGAGGCCTGGTGAGGAAGAGGATGCTGCTCCCCGTCCCCACTCTGCACCTCTCTGGCCTGCAGCCGAGCTGTGCTCACACCAGGGGCTCAGGAAGCATGTCCTCCTCCAGGTGCTGCAGGCCTGAGGGGCCAGGTCCACCAGGCCCACAGTCAAACTCCAGAGATGCCCAAGACCCCCGCTTCCATAGCGACGGCTGATGGAACCGCCCCTGGTACCTGCTGGCCTCCCTTCCCCAGAGGCTGGTGTCCAGAACTCAGGAATGGGCCTAGTAGGCCCCAGGCCAGACTAACTGGGCTCAAGGAGTGCTGGAAGGCGCAGAGATTGGAGTGGCCTGCGGAGTTGCACACTGGGTGGGAAGCACTCAAATAAAGATGCGTGGTGTTACAGTGCGGGGCCTCTGTGCCAGTGAGCGACATCATCTAGGGGGAGGCGCTGTGTCACGAGGAGGGGGGGTGTCTGAATGTTTCACCATGAGGGGGTCTCCAGATATGTCACCAAGAGGAAGATGCCAATGGGAGAGGTCTCAGGATGTCATGGctggggcagggaggtggggggatggggggtgTTCTGGACCTGTGAGTTTTCAGGATCTCCCTTTCTGATCAGGGTTTGCTACCCCCAGTGCATAACTATGGAAACAGACACACCCTCTCTGGAACCCTCCTTGCTCGAACGCCTCCACGTGCCCCCTCTCGCAGCTCCTCCTGGCCCCCGTCATTGCTTCCTGTCTGCTGAAGCTGTCTTGTTGCCCTCAACAGTGGTGGGGATGGGCGCCCAGCAATGTGCTCTCCACAGGGTTCACAGTTTTTTATTAGTCACATGGGCCTCCCTTGGGAGCCAGGACACACCCAATTTCCAACAGAGGGAAGGGCTTGGAAGCAAGTCCTGGAGTTGACACTCATGTTCAGAAGGTCAACTCGACGGCCACCTCCCCTCCCTCGCCCCCCGACACAGGGGCTCCAGGCTcccccgcctcgccctcccacaCAGGGGCTCCAGGCTcccccgcctcgccctcccacaCAGGGGCTCCAGGCTCCCCCACCTTGCCCCCCAACACAGGGGCTCCAGGCTTGGCAGGGCATGGGTTGGTCCTTCCCCAGATCCCTAAAGTCCTAGACCCCCGGACACCTGCAACAGAGCTTCCAAAGCCCCTGAAAACCCAGCCAGATACTAGGGGTATTGAGGGATTCACATGACAGCAAGGCCTTCCCCCACATGCTGTCAGGGGGGTACTCTCCTCTGCCTGCTGCAGCCTGCTAAACCCACCCCAGGGGCGCCTACAGTCAACACTGAGTCCTTACAGACACTCCCTCGTCCACCCTGTTCCCAGGCAGGCAGAATGCTCCCGAGTTGGCATGTCTAGGGTTCTCCTCTCCATCAGGCCCAGAAGCAGCAGAGATGGGGTCACCTAGGACAGTCCAGGCCCGGCAACGGGCAGGCCAGTGGAGCTGGTGGCCCAGATGACAGGTAGTTACACTCCAGGCTCCTCCCCGGAAAGCTCAGGGCAAGAAGAAGGGCTCAGAGCTGCCACCTCGTGGCTGTTTGAGGCCAGCACCTACCGCACCAAGCTCACTCCCCAGGGCGTGGAGCCAGCACTCCAGCAAATATCAGAAATGATTACTGAACCTACCCTTTCTGCCTCTCCCACGTACAATCCTGGGCTGGCCCAGGGCAAGGAGAGCAGGCACCCTAGCACCTGGTATGGCCTGGGGTCCAGAGTCCTCAGAGGTGGGAACGGAGGCTCCTTGCTTCCTGCCCCTTAGCTGCCTCTGGCCAGTCTCTCCTACAGAACAGGCCAGTGCATCCTCAACCTCTCTCCTTCCATCCGTCTCAGAGCAGATGCTCTCCTCTCCTTAAGCTTGGTCCTGGGGCTGCACCACCAACATCTAAGACAAGCAGACTCCCCTGCCTCACTGCAGAAGCCCAAGCACCTTCTCCCAGCCCAGGTGGCTCCTCTGCAGTCTCGGCCTCCCCAGGACCTGCCCAGCCCTGAAGCGCTGGACTGCTCATGGGATGGTCAGGCAGGTGGGGGCTCAGGACACTGTTGCCTCTAGACACCTGGTCCCTCTGCAGGCCTCCCAGGCCTCCTGCAGGGCCCAGAGGTGTAGGGTAGTTAACTCCTAGTGGAGGGACCACACTCTGTGGGTATCTCTTCAGAGCCTCCCCCATGCCCCCGGCCAACAGCCCAGCTGGGGCAGGCTCAGGGAGACCCCTGGGACAGCGGGCAGGTGAGGACTGGACTGAGACCCCACTGGATGTGGGCTGGTGGGAGCAGAAGGCGGGGTCTAGTCATCAGGCCTCTCTTCTGGGAGATCCTCGTCAATGGGAGGTGCAGGCTGGCAGCGGAAATGGTCATTCCAAATCTTAAGGAAGGTGACGCGGAACTTCTGGATGCGGAAGGCATAGACAATGGGGTTCATGGCCGAGTTGCCGTGCGTGAGGAAGATGGCAATGTAGGTAAGGATGCTGGGCTTGTGGCAGGACGGGCAGAAGAGGGTGATGCAGTTGAGGATGTGCAAAGGCAGCCAGCTGAGGGCAAAGAGGAAGAGGATGAGGGCCAGCGACTTGGCGATCTTCAGCTCCTTCCCATAGTACTTCTGCGGGTCGCCGGAGGAGGCCGACACCTTCTTGTTGAGCTGCTTGCGGATTAGGTAGAAGACCTCCAGGTAGATGAGGACCATGAGGAGAAGCGGGGGCAGCACCCACACAAAGAAGTTGAAGTAGACCATGTACTCCATGCTGATTACCTTCTCGAACTCGCACTTGATCACGGGCTCCCCCATGCTGCCGTTGGCTGCCCAGGCCCGCTCCACCGCACTCAGATTGTTCCAGCCAAACATAGGGGTCAGTCCCACCACGAAGGAGAGGATCCAGCAGCCGGCTATGGCCACCGCCGCCCTCCGGGGGGTCACCACCATCTTGTACCTGGGGGAGAGGAGGGCAGAGTGTGAGGATCTGCCTCCCAGCTGCCTCGAAAGGCCCCTCTGAGGCACGCCTGGCCTCCAGGGGCCTCTAAGAGGAGCACCCTCCCCATCCAGGGCCCGGTGAGTGGGGAGGTGCGTGTCTTTTGCTCGAGGGCTGAGTCTTCAGGATCTAAGATTTAGTGCTTGCCATGCATTGGCTTATTCTCCTACAGAGAGAGGAAATCCTGattaatgacaaaaataataatagaaaatcaCAGAGGAGCTCCTTTATGAATTTCAAGGAAATGACCACAGTAAAAATTGCTCCCATGTGCTCAGCATGCCCCCACTGGTTATCTCATCATTGCTTCATGACAGGCTTTGTCGCGTAGGAAGTCACCGGCAGAATGAGGACTGCCCAAtcggcagatgaggaaactgaggttcaaagaaaTCACAGGATCTGCCCAAGGCCACATGGAAGGTGGCAGTGCTGTTCCGTGCTTCCTAAAACACATCTACACTGACCAAAACACCCAGGTGATTAACAAACCATCCCTTCTCTTGGGCCAGCAGACAcaactgtcattttaaaaaatctttcacaCAACCCCCCTTCCCTTGGCCTTGTCCCATACTCCCCTGCCATGCCCCATCTCCCACCTCCATATGAACCTCCTGTTTCCCCTTCCAATCACTGTGCAGCACTTACCTCCTAAGGGCTTGATCTCAAGAACCAGCTCTGCACTCCCAAGCTAACTGGGAATGATGCTCAGGAAAGAAAACTGATATTcactgagcatctactacatgCTAGATaccttcagtcattcattcatgcatttatgcatgcatacatggatgcattcattcagcaagcaTTTGTCGAGTGCTTTCTGTGCTAGGCATTGCTCTCTGTGCTGAGAATAAGATAAAAGATCCCTGCTTCTACATATCTCACATTTTGGGTGAAGAGACAGATAacacaaaagcaagaaaataaacaagacaaCTATAGATCGTGATATGTCCTTTAAAGGAAACAGGTTGAGTCAAGGGCCAGAGCTTTCTAACTTTTTTCAGGTCATGACCCACAAAGAATATAGAAACATCTGGATGACGAGGCTGCTCGTGAGCCACAAGGGTTGGGCGTTTTCATATCTCAGGGGTTCCTACTTCCCTTTAAACCAATCTAGCCAGCAGCCATCATGGCTTCTGCCCACATACTGGCCTTGGAGACAGTGCCAAGGGCTGGGTCTCGCCCAGCTCTGTGCTGAGAAGCCAGCTGAGCAGCAGCAGCTTGCCCAGTTGTTATTTTCCAATGCGGCTTCTGAAATGGATGGAGTGCCCTCCTGAGCATGTAAACAGCTCCTGAGACCCAGGAGTGTGAAGGGAGAGGCTGCCGACTGTTTCCTTCTGCCCCAGGGATGCAGAATCTGTGGCTTTCTCCTGCATGGTGATGATGCTTAAAGTCTGTCTCGCCCCGGACAACGCTTCTCCTAGATCCTTCACCATCCATCAAAGCCCACCTGCTCTGTGAAGGCTATAGGGGTAGGAAGGGAGACAATTTGCCGAGTGGGA is a window encoding:
- the ADORA1 gene encoding adenosine receptor A1 isoform X1, with protein sequence MSCRALSRAQPSPTARGPELCSLELWALPLGPLPASRQDAFQAAYIGIEVLIALVSVPGNVLVIWAVKVNQALRDATFCFIVSLAVADVAVGALVIPLAILINIGPQTYFHTCLMVACPVLILTQSSILALLAIAVDRYLRVKIPLRYKMVVTPRRAAVAIAGCWILSFVVGLTPMFGWNNLSAVERAWAANGSMGEPVIKCEFEKVISMEYMVYFNFFVWVLPPLLLMVLIYLEVFYLIRKQLNKKVSASSGDPQKYYGKELKIAKSLALILFLFALSWLPLHILNCITLFCPSCHKPSILTYIAIFLTHGNSAMNPIVYAFRIQKFRVTFLKIWNDHFRCQPAPPIDEDLPEERPDD
- the ADORA1 gene encoding adenosine receptor A1 isoform X2, translated to MVVTPRRAAVAIAGCWILSFVVGLTPMFGWNNLSAVERAWAANGSMGEPVIKCEFEKVISMEYMVYFNFFVWVLPPLLLMVLIYLEVFYLIRKQLNKKVSASSGDPQKYYGKELKIAKSLALILFLFALSWLPLHILNCITLFCPSCHKPSILTYIAIFLTHGNSAMNPIVYAFRIQKFRVTFLKIWNDHFRCQPAPPIDEDLPEERPDD